The genomic interval tcccccctcccccctggtaatcactagtttgttctctatgagtctgcttctttgttatagtcactagtttgttgtattttttagagtccacgtataaactgatatcatacagtatttgtctttctctgtctgatttatttcacttagcataatgtcctccaagtccatccatgttgctgcaaacggcaaaattttgttttttatggctgactagtattccatatgtgtgtttgtgtgtgtgtgtgtgtgtgtgtctttgtgtgtatccattcatctgctgatggacatttaggttccttccacatcttggcaattgtagataacgctgctatgaatattgggtgcgtgtatcttttcaaattagtatcttttttttttttgagatatatacccaggaatggaattgctgggtcacttggcggttctctttttagtttcttgagaaacggcatactgttttccacaatggccacaccaatttacatccgcaccaacagtgtaggagggatcccttttctccacatcttcgccaACATTTGCTCTTTGCGTTCTTTTTgaaggtagccattctgacaggtatgcggtgatatctcattgtggttttgatttgcatttccctgatgattagttacactgagcatcttttcacgtgcctgctggccacctgcatttcctctttggacagatgtctattctgttgttctgcccgtttttagttgggtcatttgtctttttgatgttgaattgtatgagctgtctaTAAACGGTGGTTATTGctcccttgtcagttgtatcatttgcaaatattttctccccttctgtaggttgttttttttatttagtcagtggattcctttgctgtgcagaagcttttaagtataattaggtccccgctgtttatttttccttttatttcctttgttttaggagatggatcgaaaacgttattgctgtaatttacgtcagagagggttctgcctatgttttcctctaggagtattatagtatccagtcttgaatgtagatctttaatctatcttgagtttatttatgtgtatggtgttagagaatgttctaagttcgttctttgacaggtagctgtccagttttcccagaaccacttattgaagagactgtcttttctccattcaatatccttgctccctttgttgtagattaattgacggtaagtgtgtgggttttctTCTCGcctctttatcctgttccattgatctgtgtgtctgtttgggggccagtgccgcactgttttgattactacagctctgtaatatagtctaaagtcagggagcatgattcctcccgctctgttcttcattctcaagattgttttagctattggggttcttttctttttccgtacacttttttaagttattggttctggttctgagaaaaatgccattgttattttgacagggattgctttgaatctgtagattgccttgggtagtacggccactgggttgtatggtcaacaacactgattcttccaatccaagaacacggtgtatctttccatctgttggtgtcatcttcagcttctcgcatcagtgtcttgtagttattggagtacaggtctttggtctccttagctagctttagtactagatatttttattctctttgatgtgatggtaaatgggattgtttccttaatttctctttctgatgctcctttgttagtgtataagatgcaacagatttctgtatattaataataatatttaataagcttcagtatcttggtttgtgaatgatattgattatgcatgtattggtacttatgcagctcaagactgagttttgctattttgtaaaacaaattgggaaagcttccatcatacttcgcgatgccaaagtagataacaccgcactggaatagaaatttacttggaaatgtgaGAGTGATCAGCACTAAAGTCGGTggggtcaagagagagagaagtaaaagtgaaagatagttaattattggctccttatcccttttcttctgtcagtctataaaattataattatgtgtgtataacctggatttgtctggctcagttaagaaaggaggagaaaggcaaccTGAATCAATAGGATCCCTGCTCACCTTCTCAGTTCATCCGCAGACGTACaccgagcctctgctctctggagggctcGGTGTTAGCTGTGGGGACACTCGGAAAAGCAGGACAGACAGCCCACACCTAGGATAGTCTAAGAGCCGCAGTCACATCGGGAAGTTGGTGACATGTCTCCTGAGTCCCATAGGGCAAGGAAAAATagggcgagggggtgggggtccgggagagagcacccaagtgtaagtgcccagcgccagggcagttcagggctttgggaagctggggtggggggagggcggggctccttctgtgggaggtgatggtaatgaagctgggtgttggcggcaggcagacgtgcagacggcacttgttagtggtgagaggaacgtgtcaggtgggagattgctctgagaagccctctgggatcgtggatacatctcctgggcgagaagggaaggtgtactttgttcagggatgcttagagacctgcttatcctgcctgagctgctagaacactcagaatgctccaactgcagggaggagtggcgtttaatgtggctcacagtgtactcagtcttggcatatatagttgaagaggtttggaaaccgccccaaacttggggtaggatttactggggtgtgttcttggaaactgtctgctggacacttacacagatgggtcagctcccctcgatggtcagaatccaaagccatagatgaggaatggtcctggaaatcgcagggaggaaacacccaccgaggctgaattccaaacagggaatccacctccggcccccccgacagccctgggagagccccgggcacggggtccggatctgacgggcgctgatgccccctccctggggggtgagggaggtgagggcctgggtgagggaggccggcttcaggtctgcacagggaaggagcccagcgctgccaggagtcaaggtggaaccgtgtggagggacacagatcaatggaacaggataaatccaggtcggttccgctgtcagccctgggagaccgcaggcagggtggcggggatcagtgccccaacccccacccccgcttccctctcgggggtccaggctgtggaggggcctgggtccaaggggagcaaactgaggtgggcagagggaggggcccaggcccagcctggagcccaggtggggagcagagggagggctgagggacccccggggaatccatctcagcccctggcgtccacggtcctgggaagccctgggcttggtggcctgatgtgagtccacagactcccctgggggtctctgggcagtgagggcattggtgtgagggtgtgggctcgggtcaacaagggggcgtcccaggaaccgccagggctgcagctgaggaccctgacggaggacagaagtggccaaacagatcccgcccctgctgtcagccctgggagggcctgcgtgtgatgagcactcgtggggccctgacatcctgacatccgggtctcggagggactggggtcctgggatgaggggcggggcctcgggtggccagaggggagaccacatgccgcctgagtcaaggtgaggaccccgagggagaacggaggattcctgcaccccgggacattGTTGggccttggaggccttggggcagggtgagcaccagctgcatttcctgccatctgggcctcagagggactggggtcctggggtgaggggcggggcctcgggtggccagaggctagACCACATGACTCCTAAGTGACGAccctgagggagaactgaggggtTTTCTAACCCGGAAAAGAGGCATTCCGACAGAAAAGGAACCTTGCTAGCAGCTGTACGGAGGCCCGAGGGCAGGGTGGGCACACGTGTTGTGCTCTGACTGCGGCACCCtgtctcagagagaccggggacttactgtgagatggggggtggggggaccctcagatctgcagagaagagaatccaagttcccactgggagtgaagctgACGACTGTGAGCGAGCAATGAGGACCCTCgaccccaaaacacagtcggtcctgggaggccacaggtcgGAATAAGCACAGGcagcatttcctgccatccgggtctcgagggactggggtcctgggatgaggggcggggcttcaggggtcccaaggggaggctacatgccgcctgagtcaaagtgaggaccccgagggagaacggaggattcctgcaccccgggacagtgttggggcttggaggccttggggcagggtgagcaccggcggcatttcctgccatccgggcctcagagggactggggtcctgggatgaggggcggggcctcgggggttccaaggggaggctacatgccgcctgagtcaaagtgaggaccctgaaggaggaaggaggggcccctgaacccagaaaagtggccaccccacagaaaggcgcccttgctttcagccgtccggcggcccgaggggaggacaggcccacgtggtttgtcctgacttccgcatccgagtctcagacagactggggacatagtgaaagggcgggtcctcaggtctgcggaggagagaatctcagggccgcctgggagtgaaggtgacgaccgcgagttagcattcagggaccctggaccccagaacagagccagtcctgggagaccatggggcgggaggacctcgggcagcagttcctgaaatgcgggtctcggaaggactggcgtcccggaatgacgggcggggcctcaggtgggctgaggggggaatctcagctcctgccaggagtcaaggggaggaccctgagggaggagtgaggggaccagaaaccccagaacagaggggacgcaaccgatcctgcccctgctgtcagccctgggaggcccccaggcgggatgagcacacgtggtgtgtcctgacttccgcatccagggctcagagagaccggggacttactatcaggacggggccctcaggtggttggagcgcagaatcccaggtcccgcttggagtcacggtgaggaccctgagttagcgcggagaggacctcccaccctagaagagtgggaacctgccagagcccaggcctgctgccagcacgcgggtccagggctgtgccacagtgtagaccccaggtctcccctcctttctctcccaggggctccagacaccgggaggtgaaggcctaggtctgagacacgtgtcctcgggtcacagagcacaggaggcgGGCAGTGCCAGGACTGAAGGTGAGGTGTGGGGCCTCAGTGTGTGCCCGGGGGCTCCCGGAACAGAGGGGACCCCACGACGCCAAcgtccactccacccaccccctgtcgcccccaaagcctcgggctgtgccggctgcaccctgaggagcCGCCTCACTTCCCCTGTCAGGTTCACAGACGACcgtccaccaggaggagagcccctgtgaggccgagggcacccctggagaggagacctgtaagtggcctttgtcagagccccccagggtgggtttctcagcccgggccgctgacactccctttcttccccaggcccgtgggtccccatctgtcacccctggcctcgctccactcagctgcccgacaccactcaccgtgcctcccgttcagatgcgtgacctccaccacactgaagccgactttcaggacccaagagaggctgaggattccatggatgagcaggacatttgggtggaggaggaggacgaggacgaggaggaggaggaggaggaggaggaagagggcggCGCATCCccgttgtctccctcctcctcctcctcgtcgtcttcctactcagtcctgttcctgggcactggcgaggaggcggctgattctgggacacccagtcccacgcagaaccctcagggtgtctgcccctcccccacagccgtggcagcccctccatggagccagtcggaagacaatggcctcagaagccaaggtgaggaggggcccagctccGGGCAGGACCCGGCAGATGCCGAGTCCCGGCTCCAAGATGCATTACATTTGATGATGGCTGAACTGATGGGCTTCCTGCTCCACAAGTACCGCACAAAGCAGCCGacctcaaaagaggaaatgctgaatgcggtcctcagagatgaccaggaccacttccctgtggtcttgagccaagcctctgagtgtctgcagctggtctttggggtggatgtgaaggaggtggaccccagggagcacttgtatgtcctggtccccaccctgggcctcacctacgatggcatgcaggacgacgggcagagcatgcccaacactggcctcctggtgatacttctgggtgtgattgtcctggagggcgactttgctcctgaggaggcagtctggcgagcacttagcaagatggggctgtgtgctgggagggagcacttcatctacggggagcccagggaactcatcaccaacgtgtgggtgcaggaggggtacgtggagtaccggcaggtggccaacagcgatcccgctcgctacgagttcctgtggggtccccgggcctacacggagaccagcaagctgcaagtcctggaacatttcctcagggtgaatagaaggggtcccagttctttcccatccctgtctgaagagcgagtgagtgatgaggaagagggggcctgaggCAGACTTGCAGCTGGGCTCCTTCTAGGCCCCTGTCCGGCAGCTTCTCCCGCCGGGCAGGAAGTGAGGCTGACTCTTCACTGTGTGTCTGAAGAGCAAGCAGTCAGCCTTTTAGGTAGTGAGGGCCCGGGCCGGTGGGGGGAACACGgtgtacagcatctctgggctcctgttctctacaatgatatggaaattcatcttcatttcccttagtgatgcttcagatgttattcgttttaataaatatcaatatactttattttattatacagtttttttaaagattacatttcatttacagttctgagaaaatattggttatataccCCTTGTTGTGCAATACGTTCTTGAACCTTGCTTACACCGAATAGTTTGGACCTCCCGCTCcctcacccctatattgcccctcccccctcccccctggtaatcactagtttgttctctatgagtctgcttctttgttatagtcactagtttgttgtattttttagagtccacgtataaactgatatcatacagtatttgtctttctctgtctgatttatttcacttagcataatgtcctccaagtccatccatgttgctgcaagtggcaaaattttgttttttatggctgactagtattccatatgtgtgtgtgtgtgtgtgtgtgtgtgtgtgtgtgtgtgtgtgtgtgtgtgtttgtgtgtatccattcatctgctgatggacatttaggttccttccacatcttggcaattgtagataatgctgctatgaatattgggtgtgtgtatcttttcaaattagtatcttttttttttttttgagatatatacccaggaatggaattgctgggtcacttggtggttctctttttagtttcttgagaaacagcatactgttttccacaatggccacaccaatttacatccgcaccaacagtgtaggagggatcccttttctccacatcttcgccaACATTTGCTCTTTGCGTTCTTTTTgaaggtagccattctgacaggtatgaggtgatatctcattgtggttttgatttgcatttccctgatgattagttacactgagcatcttttcacgtgcctgctggccacctgcatttcctctttggacagatgtctattctgttgttctgcccgtttttagttgggtcatttgtctttttgatgttgaattgtatgagctgtctaTAAACGGTGGTTATTGctcccttgtcagttgtatcatttgcaaatattttctccccttctgtaggttgttttttttatatagtcagtggattcctttgctgtgcagaagcttttaagtataattaggtccccgctgtttatttttccttttatttcctttgttttaggagatggatcgaaaacgttattgctgtaatttacgtcagagagggttctgcctatgttttcctctaggagtattatagtatccagtcttgaatgtagatctttaatctatcttgagtttatttatgtgtatggtgttagagaatgttctaagttcgttctttgacaggtaactgtccagttttcccagaaccacttattgaagagactgtcttttctccattcaatatccttgcttcctttgttgtagattaattgacggtaagtgtgtgggtttacttctcgcctctttatcctgttccattgatctgtgtgtctgtttgggggccagtgccgcactgttttgattactacagctctgtaatatagtctaaagtcagggagcatgattcctcccgctctgttcttcattctcaagattgttttagctattggggttcttttctttttccgtacacttttttaagttattggttctggttctgagaaaaatgccattgttattttgacagggattgctttgaatctgtagattgccttgggtagtacggccactgggttgtatggtcaacaacactgattcttccaatccaagaacacggtgtatctttccatctgttggtgtcatcttcagcttctcgcatcagtgtcttgtagttattggagtacaggtctttggtctccttagctagctttagtactagatttttttattctctttgatgtgatggtaaatgggattgtttccttaatttctctttctgatgctcctttgttagtgtataagatgcaacagatttctgtatattaataataatatttaataagcttcagtatcttggtttgtgaatgatattgattatgcatgtattggtacttatgcagctcaagactgagttttgctattttgtaaaacaaattgggaaagcttccatcatacttcgcgatgccaaagtagataacaccgcactggaatagaaatttacttggaaatgtgaGAGTGATCAGCACTAAAGTCGGTggggtcaagagagagagaagtaaaagtgaaagatagttaattattggctccttatcccttttcttctgtcagtctataaaattataattatgtgtgtataacctggatttgtctggctcagttaagaaaggaggagaaagtcaaCCTGAATCAATAGGATCCCTGCTCACCATCTCAGTTCATCCGCAGACGTACaccgagcctctgctctctggagggctcagtgttagcagtggggacactcggaaaagcaggacagcccacacctaggatagtctaggagccgcagtcacatcgggaagttggtgacatgtctcctgagtcccatagggcaaaggaaaatagggcgagggggtgggggtccgggagagagcacccaagtgtaagtgcccagcgccagggcagttcagggctttgggaagctggggtggggggagggcggggctccttctgtgggaggtgatggtaatgaagctgggtgttggcggcaggcagacgtgcagacggcacttgttagtggtgagaggaacgtgtcaggtgggagattgctctgagaagccctctgggatcgtggatacatctcctgggcgagaagggaaggtgtactttgttcagggatgcttagagacctgcttatcctgcctgagctgctagaacactcagaatgctccaactgcagggaggagtggcgtttaatgtggctcacagtgtactcagtcttggcatatatagttgaagaggtttggaaaccgccccaaacttggggtaggatttactggggtgtgttcttggaaactgtctgctggacacttacactgatgggtcagctcccctcgatggtcagaatccaaagccatagatgaggaatggtcctggaaatcgcagggaggaaacacccaccgaggctgaattccaaacagggaatccacctccggcccccccgacagccctgggagagccccgggcacggggtccggatctgacgggcgctgatgccccctccctggggggtgagggaggtgagggcctgggtgagggaggccggcttcaggtctgcacagggaaggagcccagcgctgccgggagtcaaggtggaaccgtgtggagggacacagatcaatggaacaggataaatccaggtcggttccgctgtcagccctgggagaccgcaggcagggtggcggggatcagtgccccaacccccacccccgcttccctctcgggggtccaggctgtggaggggcctgggtccaaggggagcaaactgaggtgggcagagggaggggcccaggcccagcctggagcccaggtggggagcagagggagggctgagggacccccggggaatccatctcagcccctggcgtccacggtcctgggaagccctgggcttggtggcctgatgtgagtccacagactcccctgggggtctctgggcagtgagggccttggtgtgagggtgtgggctcgggtcaacaagggggcgtcccaggaaccgccagggctgcagctgaggaccctgacggaggacagaagtggccaaacagatcccgcccctgctgtcagccctgggagggcctgcgtgtgatgagcactcgtggggccctgacatcctgacatccgggtctcggagggactggggtcctgggatgaggggcggggcctcgggtggccagaggggagaccacatgccgcctgagtcaaggtgaggaccccgagggagaacggaggattcctgcaccccgggacagtgttgggccttggaggccttggggcagggtgagcaccagctgcatttcctgccatttgggcctcagagggactggggtcctggggtgaggggcggggcctcgggtggccagaggctagACCACATGACTCCTAAGTGACGAccctgagggagaactgaggggtCTTCGAACCCGGAAAAGAGGCATTCCGACAGAAAAGGAACCTTGCTAGCAGCTGTACGGAGGCCCGAGGGCAGGGTGGGCACACGTGTTGTGCTCTGACTGCGGCACCCtgtctcagagagaccggggacttagtgtgagatggggggtggggggaccctcagatctgcagagaagagaatccaagttcccactgggagtgaagctgACGACTGTGAGCGAGCAATGAGGACCCTCgaccccaaaacacagtcggtcctgggaggccacaggtcgGAATAAGCacaggcggcatttcctgccatccgggtctcgagggactggggtcctgggatgaggggcggggcttcaGGGGTCCCAAATGGAGGCTACATgctgcctgagtcaaagtgaggaccccgagggagaacggaggattcctgcaccctgGGACAGTGTTGGGCCtcggaggccttggggcagggtgagcactgGCGGCATTTCttgccatccgggcctcagagggattggggtcctgggatgaggggcggggcttcgggggttccaaggggaggctacatgccgcctgagtcatggtgaggaccccgagggagaacggaggattcctgcaccccgggacagtgttggggcttggaggccttggggcagggtgagcaccggcggcatttcctgccatccgggcctcagagggactggggtcctgggatgaggggcggggcttcaggggttccaaggggaggctacatgctgcctgagtcaaagtgaggaccccgagggagaacggaggattcctgcaccccgggacagtgttggggcttggaggccttggggcagggtgagcaccggcggcatttcctgccatccgggcctcagagggactggggtcctgggatgaggggccgCGATTGGGGTGGCCGGAGGGGAGaccacatgccgcctgagtcatggtgaggaccccgagggagaacggaggattcctgcaccccgggacagtgttggggcttggaggccttggggcagggtgagcaccggcggcatttcctgccatccgggcctcagagggactggggtcttgggatgaggggcggggcctcgggggttccaagtggaggctacatgccgcctgagtcaaagtgaggaccctgaaggaggaaggaggggcccctgaacccagaaaagtggccaccccacagaaaggcgcccttgctttcagccgtccggcggcccgaggggaggacaggcccacgtggtttgtcctgacttccgcatccgagtctcagacagactggggacatagtgaaagggcgggtcctcaggtctgcggaggagagaatctcagggccgcctgggagtgaaggtgacgaccgcgagttagcattcagggaccctggaccccagaacagagccagtcctgggagaccatggggcgggaggacctcgggcagcagttcccgaaatgcgggtctcggaaggactggcgtcccggaatgacgggcggggcctcaggtgggctgaggggggaatctcagctcctgccaggagtcaaggggaggaccctgagggaggagtgaggggaccagaaacccc from Vicugna pacos chromosome X, VicPac4, whole genome shotgun sequence carries:
- the LOC140691806 gene encoding melanoma-associated antigen 8-like, which codes for CRLHPEEPPHFPCQVHRRPSTRRRAPVRPRAPLERRPARGSPSVTPGLAPLSCPTPLTVPPVQMRDLHHTEADFQDPREAEDSMDEQDIWEEEEGGASPLSPSSSSSSSSYSVLFLGTGEEAADSGTPSPTQNPQGVCPSPTAVAAPPWSQSEDNGLRSQGEEGPSSGQDPADAESRLQDALHLMMAELMGFLLHKYRTKQPTSKEEMLNAVLRDDQDHFPVVLSQASECLQLVFGVDVKEVDPREHLYVLVPTLGLTYDGMQDDGQSMPNTGLLVILLGVIVLEGDFAPEEAVWRALSKMGLCAGREHFIYGEPRELITNVWVQEGYVEYRQVANSDPARYEFLWGPRAYTETSKLQVLEHFLRVNRRGPSSFPSLSEERVSDEEEGA